Below is a genomic region from Candidatus Methylomirabilota bacterium.
AGAGAAAGGTCGGCGCCGCGAAGATGCGGGCCGATTCACGGACCCCGCGCAGGTTGCCAACCGCCACCAGCGCGATCGTCCCCACGCAGAGCAGGGTCCGGTACGGGACCAACCACGGCAGCGCGGAGGTGAGGGCGGCGATCCCCGCCGCCACGGACACCGCCACCGTCAGCGTGTAATCGGTGAGGAGGGCCGCCGCCGCGGTCAGGCTGGGTAGGGTCCCCAGGTTGTCCTTGGTGACGATGTAGGCGCCGCCCCCTTGCGGGTACGCCTTGATCGTCTTTCGATACGACACCACAACCAGGATGATGAGCGTGGCGATGCCCACGCTGATCGGCAGGGAGTAGCTGAGGGCCATCGCCCCGGCCACGACGAGGACGTAAAGGATCTCCTCGGTGGCGTAGGCGACGGAGGACAACGGATCGGAGGCGAACACGGCCAGCGCTCCGGCCTTGCCGAGTCGCTCGTGGCGGGCCTGCGCCAGTGGCATCGGCTGGCCAACCAGGAGGCGCTTGAGCAGCGCTAGTCGCATGCGTCACATGACTGTACTCCAACTGCCCTCATGCGCCCGTATTTCTTACGCGGTGCGCCATACCCCGCCCGCGTCGGTGCGAGTCCGCTACCTCCCGTCCAGCGTCAGGTTCAGGGCGAGAACGTTCACGCGCGGTTCACCGAGGAATGCGAGCTGCCGGCCGCGTAACCATCGCCGGTCGCACATGAGTCGGCTTCGCCGGCGCAATCCGCCCTGCCCTGGGGAGGCCGACTAAAGGCCCAGGGCAACCAGAATCGTGTCGATCAGCTTGATGCCCGGGAACGGGATGATGATGCCGCCGATGCCGTAGATCCAGACGTGACGGCGGACAGGAATGGCAAGGCTTCGGGTGGCGATCCGCCATACGGCGGGCGCCTCGCACGAGGGCGGTGAGGCGACGTTCAAGGTGGGCGAGCTGCAGATCGATTTCGTGCGGCGGCGGGTGTTGCTGGGATCCCGTGAAATCCGGCTGACGCACTACGTCCGCGTCTTTATGGCCCACCTCAGGCACAAGCTCGAAGCCGAGCCGGCTCGGCCCCGTTATCTGCTCACCGAGCCAGGCGTGGGCTACCGGCTCGCCGCAGAGTGAGCGAGCCGCACCGCCGGGGTTTCAGCGCCTCCAGCGGACGACGCCGGTGATGCCGTCGACGGCGACGGTCGCCCCCTCGGGGATCTGTCGGGTGGCGCTCCGGACGCCCAGCACGGCCGGGATGCCGCGCTCGCGCGCCAGCGCGGCCAGGTGAGAGGTGCTGCCGCCCAGCTCGGCCACCACGCCCGCGGCCCGCGGTAGCACGGTGGCCAGCGCCGGCCCTCCGACCCGGGTGACGACGACGTTGCCCATCATGACGCGGTCGAGATCGCGCTCGTCCAGGACCAGACAGGCGGGACCGGTGCCCCAGCCGATCCCCGCCGGCTGCCCGGTCAAGGCGGGATGGCGAGTCCAGATCGGATCGGTCTCGGCGCGTGGCGCCAGGCGCAGTGGCCGCGCCTGCAGGATCCAGAAGCCTCGCCCGTCCTTCGCCCACTCGATCTCGACGGCGGACCCCAGCTCGGCTTCCACGCTCAAGACGAGCCGGGCCAGCGCGGCCGCCTCGGCATCGGTCAGGCACGGCGCCTCCACCTGCTCGCGCGGCACCGCATGCCAGTGCGGACCGGCCTCGGCCGCCGTCACCCGATGCTCCTTGCTTCCCGGCTCCACCGCCTGCAGCGAGGCATCCCGGCCGAGGAGGTAGCGATCGGGAACGATATCGCCCTGGGCGATGGCCGACCCCAGACCCCACGTCCCCGTCAGCACGATCTGCTCGTCGGGGTTGAGGCTGAACGCGCCCCCCGAGGCGTCGGCGTGGATCATGCGCTGGATGAGGATTGGCATGGCGGACTGGGCGGGATCGACGCCGCAGGCGCGCATGTACCGGAGCGCCCGCGTGGACCAGAGCGCCGCCCAGCAGCTGCGCACCGCCGTGGCCAGGTCGGCCGGCTCGGCGATCCCCAGGAACGTCTCGAACTGCCCGGCGAACGAGGTTCGGGCGCCGTCCTCGCCGAGCGCCGACGAGCGAACCGCCAGCGAAGCGCCGGCCCCGCCGCTCAGCCGCGCCCAGACAGCCTCCAGCGCCGCGGCCACCCCCGGATCGAACGCCTCGCGCGTGAACGCCAGCCTCACCTTCAGGGCGAGGCGACGCGCCTCGGATGGCTCGGCGGCGGCCACGCTTCGCGCGATCGCGGCGAGCCCGCCGAGCTCCAGCTGCCGGTGGTATGCCTCCGCGGTGAGGCAGACGGCGGCGGGCACGGGAAGGCCGGCGCGGTGGAGCCGGCCGAGCGTGAAGGCCTTCGCTCCGACCCGCTCGGCGGTGGCCGCCGCGCCGTCCGTGAGGGCGGCCAGGAAGCCGTCAGGCATCGGGGGTGATGACGATGCGGAGGACGCGGTCGGGATCGCGCTCGTACTCCTCGAAGGCGCTGCCCACCCGGGGCAGCGGATACCGGGCCGTGACGAAGCCGTCCAGGTCTACGGCGCCGCTGGCCACCAGGCGGATGCAAGGCTCGAAGTCCGCCGCGGTCAGGCCCCGCGAGCCGTAGACCGTCAGCTCCTTGTAGTAGAACGGGAACGTCGTGAGCCCCTCGACGGGATCGTGGCCGATCCCGTAGACGAGCAGCTTGCCGCCGGGCCGCAGCATGGCGATGGCCGGGCCGATCACGGACGCGACGCCCGTCGACTCGATGACGACGTCGGCGCCCGCGCCGCGGGTGATGCTCAGCACCTCGTCGACGACATCCTGCCCCGAGCCGCGGACGACGTGGGTGGCGCCCCAGCGGCGGGCCAGGTCGAGCTTCCAGGGGCTGCGCGAGACGGCCAGCAGCGGGTCGGCCCCGGAGAGCCGGGCCAGCTGGGTGTGCAGCAACCCGGTGGCGCCTTGCCCGAGCACGACTACCGCATCGCCTGGCGAGATGCCCACGCGCTCCTGGGCGTGTCGGACGGTGGCCAGGGTCTCGATCAGCGTGGCCGCTTCCAGCGAGAGCCCGTCGGGCAGCGGATGCAGGTACCGCTCGGGCAGCACCACGTGCTCGGCCAGCGAGCCCTCGACCTCGCGGCCGAACAGGCCGGCCCGCCGGCAGAGGTTGGGCCGTCCCCGCTCGCAGGAGTCACATGTGCCACACGTGATGATGGGATCGATGATGACACGCTGCCCGACCGTCACCCGGCTGGTCCCGGGGCCGAGGGAGTCGACGACGCCGGTCGACTCGTGGCCCACCACCACCGGGTAGCGCACGCCGGGATGCTGGCCCGTGAAGATGGCCAGATCGGTGTGACAGACGGCCGTCGCCGCCGTCCGCACCATCGCTTCCCCGCGCCCCGGCGTCGGCACCGGGCGCTCCTGCAGCGTGAAGCGCCGGGGCGCCGTCAGGACGGCCGCGCGGCTCATTACCGGTTCGCCCGGGAGCTCACCACCGTCGCAGTCTCCTCACGAATCAACCTCACGAATCAACCTAGTCGACGAAGGTGATCTCCTCCACGGGGAAGTTGGAGATGATCTCAGTGCGGTCGGGGTGGACGATCAGCATCTCCTCGATCCGCACGCCCCACTCGAATTTCTTGCCGTGCTGGGTCTCCAGCGCGAAGACCATCCCCGGCTTGATCTCCAGCGGGTGATCCAGCGACCAGATGCGCGAGATCACCGGCTGATCGTACTGGGCCAGGCCCAGGCCGTGGCCCCAGAGGTTGGCCGCGGCCTGATCCTCCTCGTCGTAGCCCCACGCCTCCTTGGCCGACGGCCACTTCAGCGCGATGTCGCGGGTGGTGGCGCCCGGGCGCACGGCGTGGATGGAGTCGTAGAGCCACTTCAGCGCGGTGGCGTAGTAGTCCTTCATCTCCTTCGTCGGCGGCTTGCCCACGCAGTACGTGCGGTAGTAGCAGGACTTGTAGCCGTTCCAGGTCAGCGCGGCCAGGTCCATGAACACGATCTCGCCGGGCTTGATGATGCGATCGGAGAAGTTGCGCCAGTTCGGCCACGTGTTCGGGCCGGAAGAGACGATGACGTCCTCCACGTCCTCCATGCCCGGGATGTCGTAGAGGAACTCCATGATGTGGGCAGTCACCTGGTTCTCGGTGAGCCCGGGCTTGAGGAACTTCATCGTCTCCCAGTGGGCGGCGTCTCCGATAGCCCCCACGACGCGCAGGCACTCCTGCTCGTCCACGTTCTTGATGGCCCGGGCCTCCATCATGGGCGTCATGCCGTCGGCCCACTTGAGCTTGGCCTCCTGGAAGGCCTGCAGCATGTTGATGTCGATGAAGTCCACGCCCAGCGTCTGGTCGGCCACGCCGTAGCGCTTGAGCTCCTTCACGATGGCGTCGGTGAACTTCTTCACCTGTTGCTTGGAGGCCGGCCCCGCCGCACCCTTGATCCAGGCGTAGGAGTAGCGGATGTTCTCTTCGGGGATCCACGGCGCGTGGCGCTGGATCTGAAAGCCGATGTCGCCCTGCTCGAAGAGCACGGGCGGGCCGTCGCCGCAGAGCAGCGCGTAGCGGAGACCCGGCTTGAGCCGGTTCCAGCCCGGGGTCAGCGTGCTGGTCACGTAGCGGACGTTCTCGTCGTACATGAGGAGCATCGCGCCCAGGTTGTGGGCCTTCATCCGCTCGCGGGCCCGCTCCAGGCGGTACTTCCGGAGGCGGTCCCAGTTGACGCGCTGCTGCCAGTCGACGCCGACACTGCCGAAGTTCGCCATGCATGACCTCCGCTCGGGGCGTTGGGATTCCAGCGTGGGCGGAAACGCGGGAGATTTAAGCACACAACGCGGCTCGCAGCAATCGGCGGCGTGCCGTAGAATCGGGCCCAGGAGGACGGCAATGAGCGTTCCGCGCGCAACGAAACCCATCGGCCTGGCCATCGTGGGCGCGGGCCGGATCGGCCTCATCCGGGGGGAGATGGCCGCCCGGCATCCCAGTGTGGGCTGGATCGGCGTCGCCGAGACGCGGGCCGAGCACGGCAAACAGGTGGCCGACCGTCTCGGCGCCGAGTTCGTCACCACGGATTTTCGGGAGCTGTTGCGACGGCCCGAGGTGACGGCCGCCATCATCGCCACCGACGAGCACCTGCACGT
It encodes:
- a CDS encoding winged helix-turn-helix domain-containing protein: MAIRHTAGASHEGGEATFKVGELQIDFVRRRVLLGSREIRLTHYVRVFMAHLRHKLEAEPARPRYLLTEPGVGYRLAAE
- a CDS encoding PEP/pyruvate-binding domain-containing protein, producing the protein MPDGFLAALTDGAAATAERVGAKAFTLGRLHRAGLPVPAAVCLTAEAYHRQLELGGLAAIARSVAAAEPSEARRLALKVRLAFTREAFDPGVAAALEAVWARLSGGAGASLAVRSSALGEDGARTSFAGQFETFLGIAEPADLATAVRSCWAALWSTRALRYMRACGVDPAQSAMPILIQRMIHADASGGAFSLNPDEQIVLTGTWGLGSAIAQGDIVPDRYLLGRDASLQAVEPGSKEHRVTAAEAGPHWHAVPREQVEAPCLTDAEAAALARLVLSVEAELGSAVEIEWAKDGRGFWILQARPLRLAPRAETDPIWTRHPALTGQPAGIGWGTGPACLVLDERDLDRVMMGNVVVTRVGGPALATVLPRAAGVVAELGGSTSHLAALARERGIPAVLGVRSATRQIPEGATVAVDGITGVVRWRR
- a CDS encoding alcohol dehydrogenase catalytic domain-containing protein, translated to MSRAAVLTAPRRFTLQERPVPTPGRGEAMVRTAATAVCHTDLAIFTGQHPGVRYPVVVGHESTGVVDSLGPGTSRVTVGQRVIIDPIITCGTCDSCERGRPNLCRRAGLFGREVEGSLAEHVVLPERYLHPLPDGLSLEAATLIETLATVRHAQERVGISPGDAVVVLGQGATGLLHTQLARLSGADPLLAVSRSPWKLDLARRWGATHVVRGSGQDVVDEVLSITRGAGADVVIESTGVASVIGPAIAMLRPGGKLLVYGIGHDPVEGLTTFPFYYKELTVYGSRGLTAADFEPCIRLVASGAVDLDGFVTARYPLPRVGSAFEEYERDPDRVLRIVITPDA
- a CDS encoding Xaa-Pro peptidase family protein, translating into MANFGSVGVDWQQRVNWDRLRKYRLERARERMKAHNLGAMLLMYDENVRYVTSTLTPGWNRLKPGLRYALLCGDGPPVLFEQGDIGFQIQRHAPWIPEENIRYSYAWIKGAAGPASKQQVKKFTDAIVKELKRYGVADQTLGVDFIDINMLQAFQEAKLKWADGMTPMMEARAIKNVDEQECLRVVGAIGDAAHWETMKFLKPGLTENQVTAHIMEFLYDIPGMEDVEDVIVSSGPNTWPNWRNFSDRIIKPGEIVFMDLAALTWNGYKSCYYRTYCVGKPPTKEMKDYYATALKWLYDSIHAVRPGATTRDIALKWPSAKEAWGYDEEDQAAANLWGHGLGLAQYDQPVISRIWSLDHPLEIKPGMVFALETQHGKKFEWGVRIEEMLIVHPDRTEIISNFPVEEITFVD